In one Gopherus evgoodei ecotype Sinaloan lineage chromosome 1, rGopEvg1_v1.p, whole genome shotgun sequence genomic region, the following are encoded:
- the LOC115648206 gene encoding olfactory receptor 52E2-like: MAAFNFTPSDPSTFILMGIPGLEAAHIWISIPFSMFYIINLLGNFTLLCVVGKEQTLHKPMYLLLCMLALTDIATPTFVMPKALGIFWFNLKGITMAACLTQMFFLHIVSVMHSATLVTMAFDRYVAICIPLRYATVLSNALIAKLELVGLIRAVLFILPLLLLLSRQPFCANRIIPHTQCEHIAVFKMVCGDITVNRIYSLVLGFVVMGFDLTLIALSYGQIIRAVLRISSKNAHQKALNTCTTHICLMLTYYAPSIFSNLTYRFGQGIAPHVQVILSDLYLLIPPMLNPIIYGIRTKELRDKVGKYICCRR, translated from the coding sequence ATGGCAGCTTTCAACTTCACCCCCTCTGACCCTTCAACATTCATCCTAATGGGAATCCCCGGCCTGGAGGCTGCCCacatctggatttccatccctttctctatGTTCTACATTATCAAcctgttgggaaatttcacaCTTCTGTGTGTTGTAGGTAAGGAGCAGACCCTGCACAAGCCGatgtacctgctgctctgcatgctggcgcTCACAGACATCGCCACACCTACCTTCGTCATGCCAAAGGCACTGGGCATATTCTGGTTCAATTTGAAAGGCATTACTATggctgcctgcctcacccagatgttcttccttcACATAGTTTCTGTTATGCACTCAGCCACCCTCGTGACAATGGCCTTCGATCGCTACGTTGCCATATGTATCCCTCTGAGATATGCCACCGTCCTCAGCAATGCACTAATAGCTAAGCTCGAGCTTGTAGGTTTGATAAgagctgttctcttcattctgccTCTACTCCTGCTCCTGAGCaggcagccattctgtgccaaccGCATTATCCCCCACACGCAATGCGAGCACATAGCTGTGTTCAAGATGGTGTGTGGGGACATTACAGTAAACAGAATATATAGCTTGGTGCTAGGATTTGTAGTTATGGGGTTTGACCTGACGCTCATTGCCCTGTCCTACGGTCAGATCATCAGGGCCGTCCTCAGAATCTCCTCTAAGAATGCCCACCAGAAAGCTCTCAACACTTGCACAACCCACATTTGTTTGATGCTGACATATTACGCCCCTAGCATCTTCTCCAATCTCACATACCGGTTTGGTCAAGGCATCGCTCCCCATGTTCaggtcatcttgtctgacctctatCTCCTCATCCCTCCCATGCTCAACCCGATCATTTATGGGATCAGAACCAAAGAGCTTCGTGACAAAGTGGGCAAATACATCTGCTGCAGAAGGTGA